From a region of the Oryza sativa Japonica Group chromosome 6, ASM3414082v1 genome:
- the LOC136357019 gene encoding protein WEAK CHLOROPLAST MOVEMENT UNDER BLUE LIGHT 1-like, giving the protein MYKIFSNAIVVSYSHQLPVVPYNAFNPPPQEYVLMKSDPPIAQRRSPRQHTVQGSGGPTIRSDPQPQTSKPAGQTGSRKRKLVLNDDEVDDSNKSGDKGTPNKLPKHTMPRKKLAGRQMPKIRTSSRKPSDIDPTGKDPDPAATESNLSKDAEPTAESQPTAESQPTGAHASDDKANPSDQPPTGNQSAATETATTQEPPTGNQSDVGLNQEIPEAEAQATTSQGPEAGNDSVIGSPDKEQGSPHAQLGTSSGPLGGDEEEILRIKAADDSRPPILLKWWDENSQVSGIVINRQKEDEEVCQLKKVLGEATRIVNRIHLRNEAKTTTLEKLVPHLGTLEAVRSQLHEAKEHAKKTEKELRERIAQLQDSNYELSGSSKAQATRMAQMEKQIEALRKDKAELAAERDSALKEVEDRKIKSQAQFDVLVDKIKRLKGARDEVANVATPLVQAMFLNNSDGTSEEAALDLISNAQNAADKIASDVVEQFRNNDLQPSNNNSDDERTDSD; this is encoded by the exons atgtataaaatcttctcaaatgctattgtcgtcagctactcacatcagctgccagttgtaccatataatgcattcaatccgcctccgcag GAGTACGTattgatgaaatctgatcccccaattgctcaacgccgatctcctcgccagcacaccGTTCAGGGAAGTGGAGGGCCGACAATCAGGTCAGACCcgcaacctcaaacctccaaaccggcTGGGCAGACAGgttctcgcaagagaaagctggtgCTTAATGACGACGAAGTCGATGACAGCAACAAATCTGGGGACAAGGGCACGCCCAATAAACTCCCAAAGCATACCATGCCtaggaaaaaactggctggccgtcaaatgccaaagatcagaacatcttccag gaaaccgtccgatatagatccaactggaaaagatcctgatccggcTGCCACAGAGTCAAATTTATCCAAAGATGCtgagccgactgccgaaagccagccgactgccgaaagtCAGCCGACTGGTGCCCATGCTTCGGATGACAAGGccaatccgagtgaccagccgccgactggaaaccagtcggcagctactgaaactgcaacaacccaagagcccccgactggaaaccagtcggatgtaggtCTAAATCAAGAGATTCCTGAAGCTGAAGCGCAGGCGACAACTTCtcaaggaccagaggctggtaaTGACTCAGTGATTGGGTCTCCGGATAAAGAGCAGGGATCacctcacgctcagctaggcacatcctcag GTCCACtaggcggcgacgaagaagaaattcTCCGCATAAAGGCAGCTgatgactctcgtcctcctatcttactcaaatggtgggacgagaactctcAAGTTTCCGGCATTGTCATAAATcgccaaaaagaagatgaggaagtgtgccagctgaagaaagtaCTTGGAGAAGCtactcgcattgtgaat agaatccatcttcgcaatgaggccaagaccacaaccttagaaaagctggttcctcatttgggaactcttgaagctGTTAGGAGCCAGCTACACGAGGCCAAGGAGCATGCCAAGAAAACGGAGAAGGAATTAAGGGAACGAATTGctcagctccaggattcaaactacgagctgagtggttcatcaaaag cgcaagccaccaGGATGGCTCAAATGGAGAAGCAAATTGAAGCTTTGAGAAAAGACAAAGCAGAACTAGCTGCAGAAAGGGACTCggccttgaaggaggttgaag accgtaaaatcaaatctcaagctcagtttgacgtcctggttgATAAAATCAAGAGGcttaaaggagcaagagatgaagttgccaatgtcgctacaccacttgtccaagctatgttcctcaataacagtg acgggacaagcgaagaggctgctcttgatcttatcagcaatGCTCAAAATGCGGCTGATAAGATTGCAAGTGACGTTGTAGAGCAATTCCGCAACAACGACCTTCAGCCGAGCAacaataactctgatgatgaaaggactgacTCTGACTGA
- the LOC136356871 gene encoding uncharacterized protein, which yields MMAYRQEVRKLEDKFDGLELSHVLRHNNEAADRLANFGSKREVAPSDVFVEHLYTPTVPHKDTAQIAGTHDVAMIEADWREPLIRFLTSQELPQDKDEAERISRRSKLYVMHEAELYKKSPSGVLQRCVSLEEGRQLLKDIHSGICGNHAAARTIVGKAYRQGFFWPTAVSDADKIVRTCEGCQFFARQIHLPAQELQTIPLSWPFAVWGLDIFTGGVFKDFCEDFGIKICYASVAHPMSNGQVERANGMILQGIKARVFDRLKPYAGKWVQQLPSVLWSLRTT from the exons atgatggcatatcgacaagaggtacgcaaattggaagacaagttcgatggactcgaacTAAGTCATGTTCTTCGACACAataatgaagccgccgacagacttgccaactttggatccaagcgcgaggtggcgccttccgatgttttcgtcgaacacctttatacgccgacggtacctcacaaagatactGCTCAAATTGCGGGCACTCATGACGTAGCtatgattgaagccgactggcgagagcccctcatacgatttttgacttctcaagaactccctcaagacaaagatgaagccgagcggatttcaaggcggagcaaactttatgttatgcatgaagctgagttatacaagaaaagcccttcaggagtTCTGCAACgttgcgtatctttagaggaagggagacaattgctgaaagacatacattctgggatatgcggaaaccatgctgctgcacgcaccattgtcggcaaagcttaccggcagggttttttttggcctactgcagtgtccgacgccgacaaaattgtgcgcacgtgcgaaggttgccaatttttcgccagacaaattcatttaccagctcaagagttgcaaactatcccgctgtcttggccgtttgcggtttgggggctcgacat attcactggcggagtttttaaagacttttgtgaagactttggaattaagatttgctatgcctcggtggcacaccccatgagcaatggacaggtggagcgagccaatggcatgatacttcaagggattaaagcgcgtgtctttgaccggctaaaaccctatgccggcaaatgggtgcaacagctgccatcggtgctttggtctttgcgaactaca
- the LOC136357020 gene encoding uncharacterized protein: MRATMWKRQATKRATEKQPRQTNPKKKTSSRPIPKIRKSSRKPTDIDPSGKDSEPTGTETGPSTETGLTTEDRPSGDQSATDNVATSNKPPIGNQSAKAKVSADQEPPTGNQSGTEQSKDIPEAEAQTNSPPKTNTGAGSGTNSPVRVEGPAHPRPEIITVQAAKMSELERRNRALEKDKGELTKQRDSALKDVEDHKIKSQAQFDVLVNKIKRLEGARDEVANAATPLVQAMFFNNNGPSSFDASEIFDKLRIAPDTYFKNIKEAGSMGASLALAMTKSLYPKIDIDAVDGFTDGTREEAALDLINDAQKAADKIAVDVVERFQENDLRPTGSGNSDDEKTETD; encoded by the exons ATGAGGGCGACGATGTGGAAAAGGCAGGCGACAAAAAGGGCGACTGAGAAACAGCCAAGGCAAActaatccaaagaagaaaacatccagtcgtcccATACCAAAAATCAGGAAGTCATCCAG GAAACCAACTGACATCGATCCATCTGGAAAGGACTCTGAACCGACTGGCACGGAGACTGGTCCTTCGACTGAAACCGGGTTGACTACCGAAGATCGCCCGAGTGGTGACCAATCAGCAACCGACAATGTAGCAACCAGCAATAAGCCCCCGATTGGAAACCAGTCAGCTAAAGCTAAGGTCAGTGCtgatcaggagcccccgactggaaaccagtcgggtaCAGAGCAAAGTAAAGATATCCCAGAAGCAGAGGCTCAAACCAATAGCCCTCCCAAGACAAACACTGGCGCTGGCTCTGGAACTAACTCTCCTGTCAGGGTGGAAGGACCTGCTCATCCCCGACCAGAAATCATAACAG tgcaagctgccaagatgtCTGAGCTGGAAAGGCGAAACAGGGCTCTGGAAAAGGATAAGGGCGAACTGACGAAGCAGAGGGACTCGGCTCTGAAAGATGTCGAAG ATCACAAAATCAAATCCCAAGCCCAATTCGACGTCTTGGTTAACAAAATCAAGAGGCTTGAGGGAGCTAGAGATGAGGTCGCCAACGCCGCtacaccactcgtccaagccatgttttttaataacaatggtccgagtTCATTTGATGCttccgaaatcttcgacaagctgagaattGCCCCagatacatattttaagaacatcaaggaagctggaagtatgggagcaagcctggcgttggcgatgaccaagtCCTTGTACCCGAAGATTGATATTGACGCCGTTGATGGCTTTACAGACGGGACAAgagaagaagctgctcttgacctcatcaatgaCGCGCAGAAAGCTGCCGATAAGATAGCCGTTGATGTAGTTGAGAGGTTCCAAGAAAACGACCTTAGGCCGACTGGGTCTggtaactctgatgatgaaaagactgaAACTGATTGA